One Mailhella massiliensis DNA segment encodes these proteins:
- a CDS encoding ABC transporter permease, with product MQESSDRSKNAPTQALNLEIEKANYFISAARENWISVVSFVMFILAWELICRFEIIGPYQLVPPSQVVALFIDKFSNPNPDGALLYQHAAASLSLALVGFVVAVIIGVPLGLFMGWYPGVNMAVRPLFDAIRPIPPIAWIPIAILWLGIGTTAKAFIIFLAAFVPCVINAYTGIRLTNPVLIRVAKIYGASNWETFIKIGIPSAVPMIFTGMKLSLNAAWTTLVAAELLAASMGLGYMIQLGRRLARPDIIIVGMLTIGFLGALMSWILTRIEARFASSRRLT from the coding sequence ATGCAGGAATCTTCAGACCGCAGTAAAAATGCCCCTACCCAAGCGCTGAATCTGGAAATTGAAAAGGCTAACTATTTTATCTCGGCCGCGAGAGAAAACTGGATTTCCGTCGTTAGCTTCGTGATGTTCATTCTCGCTTGGGAACTGATCTGCCGTTTTGAAATCATCGGTCCCTATCAGCTTGTTCCCCCTTCCCAGGTCGTTGCGCTTTTCATCGACAAGTTCTCCAATCCCAATCCTGACGGTGCGCTTCTGTATCAGCATGCCGCCGCCAGTCTGAGTCTTGCCCTTGTCGGCTTTGTCGTCGCCGTCATCATAGGTGTGCCGCTCGGGCTGTTCATGGGGTGGTATCCCGGGGTGAACATGGCCGTACGCCCCCTGTTTGACGCCATACGTCCCATCCCTCCCATTGCCTGGATTCCCATCGCCATCCTGTGGCTGGGCATCGGCACCACGGCCAAGGCCTTCATTATCTTCCTTGCGGCTTTCGTCCCCTGTGTCATCAACGCGTATACGGGGATCCGTCTTACGAATCCCGTGCTTATCCGCGTGGCGAAAATATACGGAGCCTCCAACTGGGAAACATTCATAAAAATAGGCATTCCGTCGGCCGTTCCCATGATTTTCACGGGTATGAAGCTTTCCCTTAATGCGGCGTGGACGACGCTGGTGGCGGCGGAGCTGCTGGCGGCCTCCATGGGTCTTGGCTACATGATTCAGCTCGGACGAAGACTGGCCCGACCCGACATCATCATCGTGGGTATGCTCACCATTGGTTTCCTCGGCGCGCTCATGTCCTGGATACTGACCAGAATCGAAGCCCGCTTCGCTTCCTCCAGGAGGCTCACATGA